The DNA region TGGAGATACCACCAGGAGTTTGGATCAAGGTTGGCTTAATGGGTAATGGAGTCGAGGTGTCTGGTCACGTGCAAATCCATTCTAAAGTATATAGATGACTTGATGATAGTTGTGAATATTTACCTACCTATATAGCTGGCCTACAACATCAACTGGTAGATACTCAAAAAAAGAACTTTTCCACAAGGACTTTATCAGAAACAGATCTCAGGACAATCACGACCACCTGAGGCGGGGTCAACCCGCTCTACCCCCGAACCCCCTGAGGTGACAACCAACTCCATATTTCGGCCCACAATACCTAGGTTCTTCTGACTTGACTAACTTACCAAGCTACATCGCCAATCTCATTGATGCCACATGTAACGATCCATCACTGCATGTTTGCCGGTTTCTCACCCAGTCAGAACTCTTCGATTGGCCAAGCAACACTGTGCCGTTCCAGCATCAGCTTTACAAGGGGTCAACGAGACCAGATGGAAGCCGAGCCGCCGTCCGGGAATTCCAGTAAAAGTCGGGATGGTTTGGCGCTAATGGCATGACCGCCTGCAGCCCTACGGCGTTGGGCCACGTTTTGTGCAGGAAAGGCGTCCAATGAAGAGATCACGGGAgccctcccgcctcctccatgtTTCTTTGAGGCATGGTTTCCAACCCCAAGCTTATCTTGCAGATGTAGACCAAATCAGAGGCCGGCATGACGGAAGAAGCGAAGAGGCGAAGGAGCGCACATGCATGCATCATTTTGCCAGCAGCAGTGCTTCTAACGAAGCAGATCTTACATCAGCACTGTCTCCTGCACGTGCGTATGCGATCCAGTCAATGCGTTTTAAACCGCAAGGAGGTCGCCGATATTTACAACATCATCGCCGAGGTCCTTTCGTGCCGTCCGCTCACGCAACAATGCTACATCTGCGGGCCGTCAAACTCAGttcaacacctcctcaccctcctcgcgCGGCCTCTTCCAGAGCATCGCGTAATGCGCCACGTCACCCAGGGCGATCTCTTCCCCGACTTGCTCAAACCCGAGCAGTGAGTAGAGATACTTGCCCTCGGGGGTAGCAATCAGGAAGGCGTCTCGCTTCTCCCTGGCGGCCTGCTCCAGGCCATGCTTCACCAGCATCTTGCCAATTCCTCTGCGCTTTTGAGTGGGATCCACGCCGAGAATCATCAAGTCTGTGTCAATGTCAGTTGTGTTGTAAGTGAGGAGATTCAAAGATAGGTAACTTACACCACATCTGGCTGTGCCCTTCTTTCCCCAGTGTTTGCTcagtcaccacctccatgAGCCCGAAGATTTCTTTCAGAGCATCCTGGTCCAGCGAAGGCGGCAGCACGTCAACCTCTGTTTCGCTTGCAGTCTGGGGTTTGGCTGTCGGTGGGAGGGAGTCTGGGGTCTCCCACTGGGCATATCCCACAATCTGCTCACTGCCATCTTCCAGCTTGTCGACAACAACATAGGTTTTCTTGCCGTCCTTGATCCGCCTGGTGTTGCGGGCAGCCCTCCACTCGGCCTCCTCCGTTGCAGCATCGGTGCGGGCGAGGTGGTGCAAGTGCGCCGGGAATAAAATCCGGGAGAGGGTGGGCCCGAACGAGTCGCGGCCGATGACGCCGATGCGCGGGGAATCGGCGACGGTGGCTTCACGGAGGGCCAGCATATTGTTTGTTATGACTGAAGTGGATATGAAGTCCTAAGAGATGGAGATGTGAAAGGGGACAATGACTCATATACTACAACCGGCATCGTCCAGGTTTTGTGAGCAAAATTTGGATTTGTCACTTGCCGACGACAACCGGCCCGAGTCAGCGTCACTGTGGAGTCACCGAGCTTCCGAACTCGACAAGGTGACCCCGGCCGGGTCTCTAAATGCGAGCCGGGGGGCTACCGTGAATCTAGGGATTACGATCATGCCAGAATAGGAAGCTTGTATTCGCTGTCTTAGAGAATAGGATGACGTATCACCACCTTTTCGCAGCTGATCCTGCCCTCCGCTGACGAGTTGATTGCGACGACAGCGTCCTCCTTTGACCGCACCACTCTTGTCGGCATCGGCTTCCAGGCCGCGGCGTGATTCTCCAGAAACCCTCTCATAACTTTGTCCTGCCGGCTCCATGTCCACTCTGGAGATTGTTTTGGCAAGGCACCCCATTTGCGCGAAAAGATGGCAAACTCCTAATTCGAATCCCACTCTCTGGGGACTGGGCGAGCGCACGCCAAAGCATCTCGCTCTTGATCACCAGAGAGACATTGCTTTCCCCAGTAGCAACTGCTATTCTCGTACGTTGACCCCGCATCTTCCAACCCAGCACCAACGGCATCAAACACCGCTGTCAGCGTTACATCGAGGCTCTGGAGCGTCCGTTTGATCTCCTTGGTGGTTTCCTCTGGGTGCGTATAGTCAAATA from Podospora pseudopauciseta strain CBS 411.78 chromosome 6, whole genome shotgun sequence includes:
- a CDS encoding hypothetical protein (EggNog:ENOG503P830; COG:S), which translates into the protein MLALREATVADSPRIGVIGRDSFGPTLSRILFPAHLHHLARTDAATEEAEWRAARNTRRIKDGKKTYVVVDKLEDGSEQIVGYAQWETPDSLPPTAKPQTASETEVDVLPPSLDQDALKEIFGLMEVVTEQTLGKEGHSQMWYLMILGVDPTQKRRGIGKMLVKHGLEQAAREKRDAFLIATPEGKYLYSLLGFEQVGEEIALGDVAHYAMLWKRPREEGEEVLN